One segment of Chitinophagales bacterium DNA contains the following:
- a CDS encoding fibrobacter succinogenes major paralogous domain-containing protein encodes MKRILSIILIAMGLSTMAQTTMNIYQSNGTILQISLADIDSVDFSTIPPPTMNIYQNNGTLYQVVLNDIDSITYSSNNLGNIPTLITLPIGNITSNSAATGGSISYDGGSPITERGVCWGLQPEPTIDDNYIANGMGTGNYSVSLSGLQTNTTYFVRAYAININGVAYGNELSFITIDNPGNGVTDIDGNSYQTVIIGNQEWMAENLRVTRYANGHPIPNIIDSTQWFDLTSGAWCFYENNNQFNVPYGKLYNWYAVSDNRNLCPTGWHVPTIAEWDTLINFLGGENVAGGKMKSKGTIQNGTGLWVSPNTNASNSSGFSGHPGGGRGNQITMNNEYVSMDSIAGWWASDSLWVDENIFLGIESGFELTYFESEHLSVGITVRCLKD; translated from the coding sequence ATGAAAAGGATTCTAAGCATAATATTGATTGCAATGGGGCTAAGCACAATGGCACAAACCACCATGAATATTTATCAGAGTAATGGGACTATTTTACAAATCTCATTAGCAGATATTGACAGTGTAGATTTTTCGACAATTCCTCCACCAACTATGAATATTTATCAGAACAATGGTACACTTTACCAAGTGGTACTTAATGATATAGATAGTATTACATACTCTTCAAACAACTTGGGTAATATTCCAACATTGATTACTTTACCTATTGGTAATATTACCTCAAATTCTGCTGCAACTGGAGGAAGCATTAGTTATGACGGTGGTTCACCAATAACAGAACGAGGTGTTTGTTGGGGCTTACAACCCGAACCTACTATTGATGATAACTATATTGCTAATGGAATGGGGACAGGAAATTACTCAGTAAGTTTATCTGGACTTCAAACCAATACCACATATTTTGTGAGAGCTTATGCTATTAATATTAATGGTGTGGCTTATGGAAATGAATTGAGTTTTATTACGATTGACAATCCTGGAAATGGTGTAACTGATATTGATGGAAATTCTTATCAAACTGTGATAATTGGTAATCAGGAATGGATGGCTGAAAATTTGAGGGTAACACGATATGCCAATGGTCATCCTATTCCAAATATTATAGATAGCACACAATGGTTTGACCTTACAAGTGGTGCCTGGTGCTTTTATGAAAACAACAATCAGTTTAATGTCCCTTACGGAAAATTGTATAATTGGTATGCTGTTTCAGACAATAGAAATCTTTGCCCAACAGGATGGCATGTCCCAACTATAGCAGAATGGGACACGCTTATTAATTTTCTGGGAGGTGAAAATGTAGCCGGTGGAAAGATGAAAAGCAAAGGTACTATTCAAAATGGAACTGGATTATGGGTTTCTCCAAACACTAATGCAAGTAATTCAAGTGGATTCTCAGGTCATCCGGGAGGTGGACGTGGAAATCAAATCACAATGAATAATGAATACGTTTCTATGGATAGCATAGCTGGATGGTGGGCTTCTGATTCTTTATGGGTTGACGAAAACATATTCCTAGGAATAGAAAGTGGTTTTGAGTTAACATATTTTGAATCCGAACATTTAAGTGTGGGCATTACTGTACGTTGTTTAAAAGATTGA
- the hemL gene encoding glutamate-1-semialdehyde 2,1-aminomutase — MNLETSKELFKRAQNFIPGGVNSPVRAFKSVGGDPIFFKSAKGAYLTDVDGNRYIDYVGSWGPMILGNAYEPVIEAVREAALSGTSFGAPTEIEVKMAELITENVPNVDSIRMVNSGTEACMSAIRAARGFTGKDKIIKFEGCYHGHGDSFLIKAGSGVSTLGLPNSPGVTEGTAKDTLTAPYNDLAAVEKLTKANKGEIAAIIIEPVPGNMGCIIPEKGFLEGLRSLCDKENIVLIFDEVMTGFRLSFGGAQELLGIDADLMTYGKIIGAGLPVGAYGGKQEIMDVIAPVGPVYQAGTLSGNPLAMVAGFTLLKELKENPKHYAELDEKTVYLKNGWQEILNEKGIAHQINQLGSMISLHFGGEPVRDFDSAKKSADNGLFKNFFHGMLKEGVYLPPSAFESCFLNNALTDKELEATLKATEKAVNELNETV; from the coding sequence ATGAACCTTGAAACATCCAAAGAACTATTTAAAAGAGCGCAAAATTTTATCCCGGGAGGCGTAAATTCCCCCGTAAGGGCATTTAAATCCGTGGGTGGCGATCCCATATTTTTCAAATCTGCCAAAGGCGCCTATCTCACCGATGTGGATGGCAATCGCTACATTGATTATGTCGGTTCCTGGGGTCCCATGATTTTGGGAAATGCCTACGAACCAGTAATTGAAGCGGTGCGGGAAGCTGCATTGAGCGGCACTTCCTTTGGCGCGCCTACGGAAATTGAGGTAAAAATGGCAGAACTGATTACGGAAAATGTGCCCAATGTGGACAGCATCCGCATGGTGAATTCCGGAACAGAAGCCTGTATGAGTGCCATTCGTGCCGCCCGCGGATTTACGGGAAAAGACAAGATCATCAAATTTGAAGGTTGCTACCACGGACATGGCGATTCATTTTTGATCAAAGCCGGTAGCGGGGTTTCCACTTTAGGACTGCCCAACAGTCCTGGCGTTACGGAAGGAACGGCCAAAGACACACTCACCGCTCCATACAATGATTTGGCTGCTGTTGAAAAACTGACAAAGGCGAACAAGGGCGAAATTGCCGCCATCATTATAGAACCCGTTCCGGGCAATATGGGCTGTATTATTCCGGAAAAAGGATTTTTGGAAGGCCTGCGCAGCTTGTGCGATAAAGAAAACATCGTGTTGATATTTGATGAAGTGATGACCGGGTTCCGCCTTTCCTTTGGAGGCGCACAGGAATTGCTGGGCATAGATGCGGATTTAATGACTTATGGAAAAATCATCGGGGCCGGTTTGCCGGTGGGTGCCTATGGTGGAAAACAGGAAATAATGGATGTGATTGCGCCTGTTGGCCCAGTTTACCAAGCGGGAACGCTTTCGGGCAATCCATTGGCGATGGTTGCGGGCTTTACTCTATTAAAGGAACTGAAAGAAAATCCCAAGCACTATGCGGAATTGGATGAAAAAACGGTCTATTTGAAAAATGGCTGGCAAGAAATCCTGAATGAAAAAGGCATTGCGCACCAAATCAACCAATTGGGCTCCATGATCAGCCTACACTTTGGAGGGGAACCGGTTAGGGATTTTGACAGTGCCAAAAAATCTGCGGACAACGGTTTGTTCAAAAACTTTTTCCACGGCATGTTAAAGGAAGGCGTTTATTTACCGCCTTCTGCTTTTGAATCCTGCTTTTTAAATAATGCTTTGACAGATAAAGAATTGGAAGCAACTTTGAAAGCGACTGAAAAGGCTGTAAATGAATTAAACGAAACTGTTTGA
- a CDS encoding AMP-binding protein, whose translation MQLYETLRKSGKKYGERTAFIEASGNLSYAGFWAKVEQRKQDLLEIGIQKNDGVGILFDNSSDFMLHLLAVLGTGAVAMPVSIHFKQDELKESIRATGLNWLIADVNQTNWRASDFEKKPLDERVAYAHFPEHTKLKSKLQQFPDPAFIRYTSGTTGLSKGVLITHTAVLQRIQAANEGLKLDASDRVLWVLPMTYHFMVSMILYLEQGLCLIIAPDFTADTLVGRANAYKATMLYASPFHIRLLSTAKGKSFSTLKRVISTSAGISPELCRQFEENYNLPVSQAYGIIEIGLPLINLEHASECPESVGKPLPDYEVVILDKEANIAGKGEKGQLAIKGPGMFAAYLEPFMLQNQVLFNGYFLTGDTASIDEKGLVRIEGRTKSMINVSGNKVFPEEVEGVLEQHPAVQMAKAEKADHPLLGEIVVAKIILKEGKYSDIEAIQAFCKERLSSFKIPRNIEIVKDLEMTKTGKIKRH comes from the coding sequence ATGCAATTGTACGAAACACTGCGCAAGAGTGGAAAGAAATATGGAGAGCGGACAGCCTTTATTGAAGCATCCGGAAACCTAAGCTATGCTGGTTTTTGGGCAAAAGTGGAGCAGAGAAAGCAAGACTTGCTCGAAATTGGTATTCAGAAGAACGATGGTGTGGGCATTCTCTTTGACAATAGCAGCGATTTCATGCTGCATTTGTTGGCTGTATTGGGGACAGGAGCTGTGGCCATGCCCGTTTCCATCCATTTCAAACAAGATGAGCTAAAGGAAAGTATTCGTGCTACTGGCTTGAATTGGCTGATTGCAGATGTGAACCAAACAAATTGGCGTGCCAGCGATTTTGAGAAAAAACCTTTGGACGAAAGGGTAGCGTATGCGCATTTTCCAGAACACACGAAGCTAAAGTCCAAACTACAACAATTTCCAGATCCAGCATTTATCCGATACACATCCGGCACAACCGGACTTTCCAAAGGTGTTTTGATTACACATACTGCTGTTTTGCAGCGCATTCAGGCTGCCAATGAAGGTTTGAAATTAGATGCCTCAGATCGAGTTTTGTGGGTTTTGCCCATGACCTATCATTTTATGGTCTCCATGATCTTGTACCTGGAACAAGGGCTTTGCCTGATCATTGCGCCCGATTTTACAGCCGATACACTTGTGGGCAGGGCCAATGCCTATAAGGCAACAATGCTTTATGCTTCGCCTTTTCATATCCGTTTGTTGAGCACCGCCAAAGGAAAGTCTTTCAGTACCTTGAAGCGGGTTATTTCTACTTCTGCGGGAATTTCACCGGAGCTCTGCCGGCAGTTTGAAGAGAATTATAATCTTCCGGTTTCGCAAGCTTATGGCATTATTGAAATTGGTTTGCCGCTGATCAATTTGGAACATGCTTCTGAATGTCCTGAATCCGTTGGTAAGCCTTTGCCTGATTACGAGGTAGTTATTCTGGACAAAGAAGCAAATATTGCCGGGAAGGGTGAGAAAGGTCAATTGGCCATTAAAGGTCCCGGAATGTTTGCGGCATATTTAGAACCTTTTATGCTTCAAAATCAGGTTTTGTTTAATGGTTATTTCCTAACAGGGGATACCGCCAGTATTGATGAAAAGGGACTTGTAAGAATTGAGGGGCGCACAAAATCCATGATCAACGTATCGGGCAATAAGGTGTTTCCCGAGGAAGTGGAAGGCGTATTGGAGCAGCATCCCGCTGTGCAAATGGCCAAAGCTGAAAAGGCCGATCATCCGCTTTTGGGCGAAATAGTTGTGGCAAAAATTATTCTGAAAGAAGGCAAATACAGTGATATCGAAGCTATTCAGGCTTTTTGTAAGGAAAGGCTTTCCAGTTTTAAAATTCCCAGGAATATTGAAATAGTAAAGGATCTGGAAATGACCAAGACGGGGAAGATTAAAAGGCATTGA
- a CDS encoding T9SS type A sorting domain-containing protein, protein MKHLFTITTTIILGLLLSSGLMAQSVEFDYTDGSKSSYDLEDVAQITFTGNILNLKLKDGTVYSNDISTIQKFQYDETTVGIEQALENMNALEIQAYPNPNNGNFQIAYTLPKTAKIQVSIVNIEGKTIKDVFEGTQQAGKQTHQVQLPEAASGTYIYRISSERMTVSKQMIIKK, encoded by the coding sequence ATGAAGCATTTATTTACCATTACCACAACAATAATCTTAGGGCTGTTGCTGAGTTCTGGGCTGATGGCTCAATCCGTTGAATTTGATTATACCGATGGTAGCAAATCCAGTTATGACCTGGAAGATGTTGCCCAGATTACATTCACGGGAAATATACTCAACCTTAAATTGAAAGACGGTACCGTTTACTCAAATGACATCAGCACCATTCAAAAATTCCAGTATGATGAAACGACCGTGGGCATTGAGCAGGCCCTTGAAAACATGAATGCTTTAGAAATTCAAGCTTACCCGAATCCCAATAATGGCAATTTTCAAATAGCTTATACCCTTCCAAAAACTGCCAAAATCCAAGTTTCGATTGTCAATATTGAAGGAAAGACCATTAAGGATGTTTTTGAAGGCACGCAGCAAGCAGGAAAACAAACACATCAGGTGCAATTGCCCGAAGCAGCAAGCGGCACCTATATCTACCGCATCAGTAGCGAGCGCATGACTGTAAGCAAACAGATGATCATCAAAAAATAA
- a CDS encoding penicillin acylase family protein has product MGDKQLPRIAPILSPFTGYSVQVQQAEEKLATEIQKIDGLKAAVSIYYDEWQVPHINAGNELDLIYMQGYHTAKDRLWQMEFISYAAAGRLSEIVGNATLEFDRMQRRIGLPQAADENLTFILKDKKSAEILNAYTAGVNAYINQLEPRDYPIEYKLLDYAPEQWAPIKSVLLIKYMAKMLSSKEYDFEFTNALNQFGKEIIEVLYPNFPLVEDNDPVIPLSYKDSVIIKGEDTLRTSSNKEVYVSNEHEKAPPYLGSNNWAVDGENSVTGSPILCNDPHLQLQIPSIWYQMQLTAPGVNVYGVTIPGAPGIIIGFNENIAWGVTNGAMDVKDWYKIIYKDNSREFYNSGGQWVKTKKHIEEIKIKGQETLFDTLIYTEFGPVTYDRGFFQDKGTTPLALRWTALDYGNELKTFIQLNKAKSYAGYKAALKHYNCPSQNFVFASKSGDIALWQRGKLPIRRKDQGKFIQEADQLNSQWQGFIPFEDVPHVYNPKRGFVSSANQHATDSTYPYPYHGIYQYYRNRRINDILRSKEQFRIADMMQLQNDNYNLLAEEVMEWLLPYLDTIESPESEVIEQLKTWDYFNHAESKAAVAFEIFWNTLYELTWDELLKEDAGLTAPAFYYSNNFLKNHSSHPFIKNKAKNISNFEELILMAIQESDLAYSEFENENSKVRWDQYKGTKARHWARIEPLHSQPLMNGGNKHIVNATSGTHGPSWRMIVALGDEIEAYGIYPGGQSGNPASRYYDNYSPLWEKGKYIELKFITRAEQVDKWKMETVNYYPAKN; this is encoded by the coding sequence ATGGGAGATAAACAATTGCCGCGCATTGCCCCTATACTCAGTCCATTTACAGGCTACAGTGTGCAGGTACAGCAGGCTGAGGAAAAGTTAGCCACTGAAATTCAAAAAATTGATGGCTTAAAAGCTGCCGTAAGTATCTATTATGATGAATGGCAGGTGCCGCATATCAATGCCGGAAATGAACTCGACCTAATTTATATGCAGGGCTATCATACAGCAAAAGACCGCCTTTGGCAAATGGAATTCATTTCCTATGCTGCAGCAGGCAGGCTCTCTGAAATAGTAGGCAATGCCACCCTGGAATTCGACAGAATGCAAAGAAGAATTGGATTGCCACAGGCCGCAGATGAAAACCTGACATTTATCCTAAAGGATAAAAAAAGTGCCGAGATACTAAATGCCTATACAGCCGGTGTCAATGCCTATATCAATCAATTGGAGCCGCGCGACTATCCTATTGAATATAAATTGCTCGACTATGCCCCCGAACAATGGGCACCCATTAAATCGGTATTGCTGATAAAGTACATGGCCAAAATGCTGAGCAGCAAAGAATACGATTTTGAATTTACCAATGCACTGAATCAATTTGGCAAAGAAATTATAGAGGTACTTTACCCTAATTTTCCTTTGGTTGAAGACAATGACCCGGTTATTCCTTTGAGTTATAAAGATTCTGTGATAATAAAAGGAGAGGATACATTGCGCACTTCCTCCAATAAGGAAGTTTATGTTAGTAATGAACATGAAAAAGCACCACCCTATCTCGGCAGTAACAATTGGGCGGTTGACGGGGAAAACAGTGTTACAGGAAGCCCTATACTTTGCAATGACCCGCATTTGCAGTTACAGATTCCCAGCATCTGGTACCAAATGCAACTTACAGCACCAGGGGTGAATGTCTATGGTGTAACGATTCCCGGAGCACCCGGCATAATCATTGGATTTAATGAAAATATTGCCTGGGGCGTAACCAATGGTGCTATGGATGTAAAAGACTGGTATAAAATCATTTACAAAGACAATTCCCGTGAGTTTTACAATTCAGGTGGGCAATGGGTCAAAACCAAAAAGCACATTGAAGAAATAAAAATTAAAGGACAGGAAACTTTATTTGACACCCTTATTTATACCGAGTTTGGCCCGGTAACCTACGATCGTGGTTTTTTCCAGGACAAAGGCACTACACCACTTGCGCTGCGTTGGACAGCACTTGATTATGGCAATGAATTAAAAACATTCATTCAGCTCAATAAGGCAAAAAGCTACGCTGGCTATAAAGCAGCTTTAAAGCACTACAACTGCCCTTCCCAAAACTTTGTGTTTGCCTCAAAATCAGGAGACATAGCGCTTTGGCAAAGGGGTAAATTGCCCATTCGAAGAAAAGACCAGGGGAAATTCATACAAGAAGCAGATCAGCTCAACAGTCAGTGGCAGGGATTTATTCCATTTGAAGATGTTCCCCATGTGTACAATCCAAAAAGAGGTTTTGTGAGTTCGGCCAATCAACATGCCACGGATTCCACCTACCCTTACCCTTATCACGGGATTTACCAGTATTACAGAAACCGCAGGATTAATGATATACTTCGGTCAAAAGAGCAATTCAGAATTGCTGATATGATGCAATTGCAAAATGACAATTACAACTTACTGGCCGAGGAAGTAATGGAATGGCTACTTCCCTATCTCGACACTATCGAAAGTCCTGAGAGCGAGGTTATTGAACAACTCAAAACATGGGATTATTTTAATCATGCGGAATCCAAAGCAGCCGTAGCTTTCGAAATTTTCTGGAATACCCTGTACGAGCTTACCTGGGATGAATTACTTAAAGAAGATGCCGGTCTTACAGCTCCTGCATTTTATTACAGCAATAATTTTCTGAAGAATCATTCAAGCCATCCTTTTATAAAAAACAAAGCCAAAAACATCAGCAATTTTGAGGAATTGATTCTTATGGCAATTCAAGAATCCGATCTTGCTTATTCTGAATTTGAAAATGAAAACAGCAAGGTAAGATGGGATCAATACAAAGGAACCAAAGCGCGACATTGGGCAAGGATAGAACCCTTGCATTCACAGCCACTGATGAACGGTGGAAATAAACATATTGTAAATGCCACAAGCGGTACGCATGGTCCTTCCTGGAGAATGATCGTGGCACTGGGTGATGAGATTGAAGCCTATGGCATCTATCCTGGGGGGCAATCGGGCAATCCGGCAAGCAGATATTACGACAATTACAGTCCACTTTGGGAAAAGGGAAAATACATTGAACTGAAATTCATTACCCGTGCCGAACAGGTGGATAAATGGAAAATGGAAACTGTAAATTATTACCCAGCAAAAAACTAA
- a CDS encoding FAD-dependent oxidoreductase, whose protein sequence is MSAAAMAYDVVICGAGSAGIAAAVQAANCGMKTALIERLNFPGGKATAAEVRTLCGFYYSGRKKAEFLHRGFPKAFAEKIMQAGGTKPLSFDRDLHFIPYNPLHFKIIAEQFLKESGVDIYYHSWPLAVRTNTAGKIESLNILNKDRKLEFQAKYVIDCSGESMVAALMDLPQLKDKAYQSATQVFTLGNIALPDDALLNMIVNKSIAKAVSTGALPESFDRLSVIPGTFKQDSASFKFLIAEKTLDKNNIHSQFEMMARERVVEVVKFLKGNVDGFSKVEISSIASELGIRTGRRLAGKYQLTRNDVLQSKRFADAVARSSWPIEKWGVEKRVSMTYPESGDFYEIPLRSLQSAYCENLLAAGRGICADEDAIASARVIGTCMATGTAAGAFVAEKIKT, encoded by the coding sequence ATGAGTGCTGCTGCAATGGCATATGATGTAGTGATCTGTGGTGCTGGAAGTGCGGGGATTGCGGCTGCGGTTCAAGCTGCAAACTGCGGGATGAAAACAGCATTGATTGAAAGGCTGAATTTCCCGGGCGGCAAAGCTACAGCAGCGGAAGTGCGTACCCTTTGTGGATTTTATTACAGTGGAAGGAAAAAAGCGGAATTTTTACACAGGGGATTTCCAAAAGCATTTGCTGAAAAAATTATGCAGGCAGGAGGAACCAAACCGCTTTCCTTTGATCGTGATTTGCATTTTATTCCCTATAATCCATTGCATTTTAAAATCATTGCAGAACAGTTTTTGAAGGAAAGTGGCGTGGATATTTATTATCATTCCTGGCCATTGGCTGTGCGAACAAATACTGCGGGAAAAATCGAATCGCTTAATATTTTAAACAAAGACAGAAAGCTTGAATTCCAGGCTAAATATGTGATTGATTGCAGTGGTGAATCGATGGTGGCTGCTTTAATGGATTTACCCCAGCTAAAGGATAAAGCCTATCAGTCGGCAACACAGGTTTTTACCCTGGGCAATATTGCTTTGCCGGATGATGCATTGCTCAATATGATCGTCAATAAGTCCATCGCAAAAGCTGTTTCTACCGGAGCATTGCCGGAATCCTTTGATCGGCTGAGTGTGATTCCGGGAACATTTAAACAGGACAGCGCAAGCTTTAAATTTTTGATTGCTGAAAAAACGCTTGACAAGAATAACATCCATAGTCAATTTGAAATGATGGCCCGGGAGCGTGTTGTGGAAGTTGTAAAGTTTTTGAAAGGCAATGTTGATGGTTTTTCCAAAGTCGAAATCAGCTCTATTGCTTCAGAACTGGGCATTAGAACCGGGCGAAGACTTGCAGGTAAATATCAATTGACCCGAAATGATGTGTTGCAATCCAAACGCTTTGCTGATGCTGTTGCAAGAAGCAGTTGGCCCATAGAAAAATGGGGTGTGGAAAAGCGAGTTTCAATGACCTATCCCGAATCTGGTGATTTTTATGAAATTCCCCTGCGCAGCCTCCAATCCGCTTATTGTGAAAACCTACTGGCTGCCGGACGCGGCATTTGTGCCGATGAAGATGCGATTGCAAGTGCCCGGGTAATAGGAACTTGCATGGCTACCGGAACAGCGGCAGGTGCTTTTGTTGCTGAAAAAATTAAAACCTGA
- a CDS encoding sulfotransferase, with translation MQLKFSKKDAFNFSGHPCMGASPSAWWNSLKDAGFDFDTAYLPKVFFISGNVLFNAPVQWLEKIRFSNKIQREKIKAPLFILGHPRSGTTLLQYLLSKDPQFNYCTTTQALLPNIYLTMGGILSGILKKALPETRPMDNLKMGADMPKEEEFALGNLTSKSMIQAYLYPRQMQRFFDENVLFKNEAAKEEWKKYFLYFCKKINHKNSGKTLLLKSPNNTTRAREILEIFPDAKFIHIYRNPYKVFLSNERLYEKILPFTSLQKVEGKAVQDFIFYSYKAMMQKYLQDKTLIAPENLVEIAYEDFTQDPLPLLKNIYSKFYPNQFSQVKAAFEAEWKAYENYQTNVFELDAAVQKRIEQEWAFAFEAFGYKQK, from the coding sequence ATGCAGCTAAAATTCAGCAAAAAAGATGCTTTCAATTTCAGTGGACACCCCTGCATGGGCGCATCTCCCTCTGCCTGGTGGAACAGCCTGAAAGATGCCGGTTTTGATTTTGATACGGCCTATTTGCCAAAAGTGTTTTTTATTTCGGGCAATGTGTTGTTCAATGCTCCGGTGCAGTGGCTGGAAAAAATACGCTTTTCAAACAAAATACAAAGAGAGAAAATTAAAGCTCCACTATTTATCCTCGGACATCCAAGATCGGGAACTACCTTGCTGCAGTATCTGCTGAGCAAAGACCCGCAATTCAATTATTGCACCACTACACAGGCTTTGCTTCCCAATATCTACCTGACAATGGGCGGAATTTTATCGGGCATTTTGAAAAAAGCCCTACCGGAAACCCGCCCGATGGACAATCTAAAAATGGGTGCGGATATGCCCAAAGAAGAGGAGTTTGCACTGGGAAATTTGACTTCAAAGTCGATGATACAGGCCTATTTGTACCCGCGACAAATGCAGCGCTTTTTTGATGAAAATGTATTGTTTAAAAATGAAGCTGCTAAAGAGGAATGGAAAAAATACTTTCTCTATTTCTGCAAAAAAATCAACCACAAAAATAGCGGCAAAACCCTTCTACTAAAAAGCCCCAACAATACCACAAGAGCCAGGGAAATCCTTGAGATTTTTCCCGATGCTAAATTTATTCACATCTATCGCAATCCTTACAAAGTGTTTTTGTCCAATGAACGCCTGTATGAAAAAATTCTGCCCTTTACCTCTTTGCAAAAGGTTGAAGGCAAAGCTGTTCAGGATTTTATTTTTTACAGCTACAAAGCCATGATGCAAAAGTATTTACAAGACAAGACATTAATTGCTCCTGAAAATTTAGTTGAGATCGCTTATGAAGATTTTACACAAGACCCCTTGCCGCTGTTGAAAAATATTTATTCTAAATTTTACCCCAATCAATTTTCACAGGTTAAAGCTGCTTTTGAAGCCGAATGGAAAGCCTATGAAAATTACCAAACCAATGTTTTTGAACTGGATGCAGCTGTTCAAAAACGAATAGAGCAAGAATGGGCTTTTGCTTTTGAGGCATTTGGGTACAAGCAGAAATAA
- a CDS encoding O-antigen ligase family protein, whose translation MSISQIINRKNATLLAFAGLFFGLFYSRVVLSNAMILLAVVALLNRNFFQDFKHFLKRKELLLISGLFLIYAVSGIYSENQELFLTRLRVKIPFAFLPLVFVTLPKIEKPYLLGILGVFVLFNLSGMVYPLYSYFSDPELYNQLYRQGQVIPTPINHIRFSILLSIAHFVAAWLAYQYYCSSKTKWALTFAFAAVLIFAFLHLLSVRSGLLGLYFAWIFVIIYVFRKKWKYQIAALLIITVAVFTALQLSPTLKGKWNYMRYDLEKMFQGDEHTGYSDSGRIISILSGIEAGKKSPMIGVGMGDVKSAVIEVYDAKYPYIEEGERHTPHNQFVYIFTGLGLLGLLYFCLSIFVPVFQDYNYRFALFGVIQVIFLSSFMTEATLEGQIGTAAYLFFTLFCIKYKNTLQEKGE comes from the coding sequence GTGAGCATCAGCCAAATTATCAACAGAAAAAACGCAACACTACTGGCATTTGCCGGACTTTTCTTTGGGCTTTTTTATTCCCGTGTGGTTTTGAGCAATGCAATGATATTACTTGCTGTAGTGGCTCTGCTCAATCGCAATTTTTTCCAGGACTTCAAGCATTTTTTAAAGCGCAAAGAACTACTCTTGATATCGGGTTTGTTTCTGATTTACGCTGTTTCTGGTATTTACTCAGAGAATCAGGAATTGTTCCTCACACGCCTCAGGGTAAAGATCCCCTTTGCTTTTCTGCCACTGGTTTTCGTTACCCTGCCAAAAATCGAAAAACCTTATTTGTTGGGAATTTTAGGCGTTTTTGTGCTTTTCAATCTATCGGGTATGGTTTATCCCCTGTACTCCTATTTTTCCGATCCGGAATTGTACAACCAACTCTACAGACAGGGGCAGGTTATTCCCACGCCTATCAATCACATCAGGTTTAGCATCTTATTGAGTATTGCACATTTTGTAGCTGCATGGCTGGCTTATCAATACTACTGCAGTTCAAAAACAAAATGGGCACTGACATTTGCATTTGCAGCAGTACTGATCTTTGCTTTTCTACATCTGCTTTCGGTAAGGAGCGGCTTGCTGGGGCTGTATTTTGCCTGGATTTTTGTGATCATTTATGTGTTCAGAAAAAAATGGAAATACCAGATTGCCGCTTTGCTGATCATTACTGTTGCTGTATTTACAGCGCTTCAACTCTCGCCCACTTTAAAAGGCAAATGGAATTATATGCGCTACGACCTGGAAAAAATGTTTCAGGGCGATGAGCATACGGGATATTCCGATTCAGGTCGCATTATTTCGATTTTAAGCGGCATAGAAGCCGGCAAAAAATCACCTATGATTGGAGTGGGAATGGGTGATGTGAAAAGTGCTGTAATCGAAGTGTATGATGCTAAGTACCCCTATATCGAAGAAGGGGAAAGACACACGCCACACAATCAGTTTGTGTATATATTCACAGGCCTGGGATTGCTGGGCTTACTATATTTTTGCCTGAGCATATTTGTTCCGGTGTTTCAGGATTACAATTATCGCTTTGCATTGTTTGGCGTTATTCAGGTGATTTTTTTGAGCTCCTTTATGACAGAAGCAACACTGGAAGGACAAATTGGAACTGCAGCTTACCTGTTTTTTACTTTGTTTTGTATCAAATACAAAAATACGCTTCAGGAAAAGGGAGAATAA